A region of the Candidatus Hinthialibacter antarcticus genome:
GGTTTCGATCAGGTCGATATGGATGTTGCTATCGTTGATGTCCCATTCCCCTGTAATGAGGGGCAGGCCTTGGTTGAGGCGTCCGCTGATGGTTACGGTTGCGTTGTTGATGAGGATGTTGTCGTCATACCCACCCTGCGCCAGTGAAATGACATCGCCTTCAACGGATTCGCGCAGCGCTTGTGACAACGTCAATACGTCTTCGGGGACGCGCCGAGTCGTTGCTTCGCGATTTTGCGTGGTTGGTTGAAGTCCCGTCCAGCGAAAATAGACCGCGTGGCTGGATTCGTTGAAAATCACCATCAGGTCGGCGGCGCCGCTGGGCAGCGTGTTGATGGCGTATATCCCCAATGGACGGGCGTCGCTCACGTAGAGGTCGTCGATCCACTGAAAGCCATTGTTGTATGGGCCGTACATAATGCGGATGCGGCTGCCGTCGCCCGACTCGCCTCGAAGAAACGCAGCGATGTCATCAAAACCGTCGGCGTTAAAATCGGAGACGGCGTACTGGTCGTTATCATGGATCCAGGGAAAGAAAAACGAGGTCTTATTTTGAAATGAGCCATCTTCGCGCCGGAAAAAAATCTCAAGCGCGGGCTGGTCATCGTCTCGGATGGAGAAGCCGATTAAATCCGCAAGGCCATCTCCGTTCAGGTCGGCGCTATTTGTGAAATTGTTAGAAATAAGGCCAATCGATTCTATGGGGGTATCGGTTGCTTCCGAAAACCCGCCCGCGCCGTCGCCGAAGTGAATGAAATAATGAGTGAATTGTGATAAGGCGCCAATATCAAGATTGCCGTCGCCGTTGAAATCAGCCAAACGAAGGCCGATGGGGAAAATTAAAGACGGAACTTGCATCCAGGCGTCTTCGTTCCATTCGCCCGGCGCGGCGAAACGCCAAGAGAAAAAGCCGTCTTTCAGCGCGACCAAGTCATTGGCGCCATCGTTGTTGATATCGCCCGAAGCGACTTGGCTGCCATACTGGCCTTTGATTATCGTGAATGTTGCATTGCCCTGGTTGAGGGCGATGATGGTTTCACCGCCTAACAGTCCGACCGCGAAGTCGATGGCTCCGTCCAGGTTCCAGTCGCCAGTCGCCAGACTCAAGGGCGTATTGCTGCCTTGAATGATAAATTTTCCCGGCTCAAAGCCTTCGTCGCGGATGCGGTAATACAACTCCACCGAATTGTCCGAGAACGATGCCGAGAGCAGGTCCGGCAGAAGATCGCCGTTGAAGTCGGCGAAGGCTTCGGGCGCCCAGGAGGTTGATTCATCGAAATGAACAGGATTGAGAGGCGTCAACGTCAGCGGTTCAGACGGAACGAACA
Encoded here:
- a CDS encoding VCBS repeat-containing protein, with the protein product MNISVRCCCLVCLVFISPWVSAFESVVFVPSEPLTLTPLNPVHFDESTSWAPEAFADFNGDLLPDLLSASFSDNSVELYYRIRDEGFEPGKFIIQGSNTPLSLATGDWNLDGAIDFAVGLLGGETIIALNQGNATFTIIKGQYGSQVASGDINNDGANDLVALKDGFFSWRFAAPGEWNEDAWMQVPSLIFPIGLRLADFNGDGNLDIGALSQFTHYFIHFGDGAGGFSEATDTPIESIGLISNNFTNSADLNGDGLADLIGFSIRDDDQPALEIFFRREDGSFQNKTSFFFPWIHDNDQYAVSDFNADGFDDIAAFLRGESGDGSRIRIMYGPYNNGFQWIDDLYVSDARPLGIYAINTLPSGAADLMVIFNESSHAVYFRWTGLQPTTQNREATTRRVPEDVLTLSQALRESVEGDVISLAQGGYDDNILINNATVTISGRLNQGLPLITGEWDINDSNIHIDLIETRETTITADNSALNLTRSKLGGRSSLRSFPYSSSLRIPSRPALIIKNASGVICSLNQCEVRGGKIIESPIESHLSENEANAGAAALIESCTNSQFLFSNTYIEGGDGGLFGRHTYTTFLGGAGLLLRDAVDVAIESESASFMGGDGADVFGYLPPSNSPELFYLAAKRGGAGIKAVRSTFTLEDGRIDGGVGGDGGEFAESVLDNAAIITFDGAQGGAGVQALDHSSVMIRESVLNGGPGGEPNGEYGPRIEFDETSTIELINTTNIQQWFLY